The following are encoded together in the Salinibacterium sp. UTAS2018 genome:
- a CDS encoding glutamate synthase subunit beta, whose translation MADPKGFLKVQERELPKRRPVSLRLMDYKEVYEQQESGQLARQAGRCMDCGVPFCHQGCPLGNLIPEWNDLMRRGESAEAIERLHATNNFPEFTGRLCPAPCESSCVLGINQPAVTIKQIEVSIIDQAFADGNVTPHPPGRLTGKTVAVVGSGPAGLAAAQQLTRAGHTVAVFEREDRIGGLLRYGIPDFKMEKRHIESRLAQMQAEGTRFRAGVTIGVDISWNDLRSRYDAVVVATGATAPRDLPIPGRDALGVHFAMEYLVQSNRAVAGDSVSEQVTAEGKHVVVLGGGDTGADCIGTAHRQGALSVTNLAIGVQPPSERPEHQPWPLTPTLFEVSSAHEEGGERQYLASTVEFLTNSVGEVRAIRVAETEFVDGRRVPKAGSEREIPADLVLLALGFTGPETDTLDKQLPLEADARGNLTRDENYESGTPGVYVVGDAGRGQSLIVWAIAEGRAAASAVDRYLEGETQLPFPVRPDDRGMTL comes from the coding sequence GTGGCTGATCCCAAAGGTTTCCTGAAGGTCCAAGAGCGCGAGCTTCCGAAGCGGCGCCCCGTCAGTCTTCGACTGATGGATTATAAAGAGGTTTATGAGCAGCAAGAGTCGGGCCAGTTGGCTCGGCAAGCTGGCCGCTGTATGGACTGTGGAGTTCCGTTCTGTCATCAGGGATGCCCCCTCGGCAACCTAATCCCGGAGTGGAACGACTTGATGCGCCGCGGCGAAAGCGCCGAAGCGATCGAGCGCCTCCACGCGACTAACAACTTTCCGGAGTTCACGGGGCGTTTATGCCCGGCGCCCTGTGAAAGCTCCTGCGTACTGGGAATCAACCAGCCGGCGGTCACGATCAAGCAAATTGAAGTGTCGATCATTGATCAGGCCTTTGCCGATGGCAACGTCACGCCCCATCCTCCCGGACGATTGACCGGTAAGACTGTCGCCGTGGTCGGTTCCGGTCCCGCGGGCCTCGCTGCCGCTCAACAGCTCACTCGCGCCGGCCACACGGTTGCTGTCTTCGAACGTGAAGACCGCATCGGCGGACTGCTGCGCTACGGCATCCCAGACTTCAAAATGGAAAAGCGCCACATCGAGTCGCGCCTCGCCCAAATGCAGGCTGAGGGCACACGTTTCCGCGCCGGCGTCACTATCGGTGTCGATATCTCATGGAATGACCTTCGGTCACGCTATGACGCTGTCGTCGTCGCCACGGGAGCTACCGCACCCCGCGACTTGCCGATTCCCGGTCGCGATGCGCTCGGCGTTCACTTCGCCATGGAGTACCTTGTGCAATCCAACCGCGCTGTCGCAGGCGACTCTGTCAGCGAGCAGGTCACGGCTGAGGGCAAGCATGTCGTTGTTCTCGGTGGTGGAGATACCGGTGCTGACTGCATCGGTACCGCTCACCGTCAGGGCGCACTGTCGGTTACCAACCTCGCCATCGGCGTTCAGCCGCCGAGCGAACGGCCTGAGCACCAGCCCTGGCCACTCACTCCCACGCTGTTCGAGGTCTCCAGCGCTCACGAAGAGGGCGGCGAGCGTCAGTACCTAGCCTCAACTGTCGAGTTCCTGACCAACTCGGTCGGCGAAGTGCGGGCTATCCGCGTCGCGGAGACTGAGTTTGTTGATGGTCGTCGTGTTCCCAAGGCAGGTTCCGAGCGCGAGATCCCCGCCGATCTCGTTCTTCTCGCACTTGGGTTCACTGGTCCAGAAACGGACACCCTCGATAAGCAGCTTCCGCTCGAGGCAGATGCTCGCGGCAACCTCACGCGCGACGAAAACTACGAAAGCGGCACCCCCGGCGTGTACGTCGTCGGAGACGCCGGTCGTGGCCAGTCGCTCATTGTCTGGGCAATCGCAGAAGGTAGGGCTGCGGCATCCGCGGTTGATCGCTACCTTGAGGGGGAGACGCAATTGCCGTTCCCCGTTCGCCCGGACGATCGCGGCATGACGCTTTAA
- the gltB gene encoding glutamate synthase large subunit — protein MAVTPPFERFGSIPAAQGMYDPTNEKDACGLAMVATLRGTPGHDIIATALEALRNLEHRGAVGSDAGTGDGAGIMLQIPDAFFRAVVEFELPTEGRYAAGIAFLPLDSAARAEVKEGIEKLAEEEDLTVLGWRDVPIQPGELGSLARGAMPAFEQLFLQSKRVDLKGTLRGIHLDRQTYRLRKRAERELHVYFPSLSCRTITYKGMVTTLQLEPFYPDLSDERFASKLALVHSRYSTNTFPSWPLAQPFRMVAHNGEINTVQGNRNWMRARQSQLESAVFGDIKDILPVNTPGASDSASFDEVVELLSLAGRSLPHTMMMMVPEAYENQTDTDPRRRAFYEYHSMLMEPWDGPAALVFTDGSLVGATLDRNGLRPGRYLVTDDGLVVLASEIGVFDVEPTKVVRKGRLRPGKMFLVDTAAGRLIEDDEIKAELAASQPWAEWLESGRIALEELPEREHIVHTPASVTRRQRTFGYTEEEVRILIEPMSRLGAEPLGAMGSDTPIAVLSQRPRLLFDYFTQQFAQVTNPPLDSIREAVVTSMALGIGPQRNLLNATPEHAKQVALPFPVIDNDELAKIQHIEPHPGSRLSTTIKGLYRVDAGPSAMESRLAEMCAEADAAIAAGAEFIVLSDRDSNKDLAPIPSLLMLATVHHHLIRQQERMKVGMIVEAGDVREVHHVALLVGYGASAINPYLAMESAEELVRNGTITGLTPEKAVRNLITALGKGVLKIMSKMGISVVSSYAGAQAFEAVGLSQAFVDQYFTGTKSILGGIGLDVIARENAERHIAAYPEDRAPTVHERLNTGGEYQWRREGPPHLFNPETVFKLQHATRNRRYDIFREYTSKVDEQAENLMTLRGLFKFKKDERTPIAIDEVEPVSSIVKRFSTGAMSYGSISKEAHETLAIAMNQLGARSNTGEGGEDVDRLLDPTRRSAIKQVASGRFGVTSMYLTHADDIQIKMAQGAKPGEGGQLPAGKVYPWIARTRHGTPGVGLISPPPHHDIYSIEDLKQLIFDLKRSNPSARVHVKLVSQKGIGAVAAGVTKAKADVVLVSGHDGGTGASPLNSLKHAGTPWEIGLAETQQTLMLNGMRDRVVVQVDGQMKTGRDVIIGALLGAEEYGFATAPLVVSGCILMRVCHLDTCPVGVATQNPELRERFTGKPEFVVNFFEFLAQEVREYLAELGFRTLEEAIGRSELLDVNRAVSHWKTDGLDLSPVFDGPEFSDSEPRTHAVEQDHELAEHFDQQLIQLSQAALENKESVEIDLHVRNTDRAVGTMLGHEVTRRHGEHGLPTDTISITLHGSAGQSLAAFVPAGISIKLYGDSNDYVGKGLSGGSVVVRPDLTSVFAAEKNVIAGNVIGYGATSGSIFIRGKVGERFMVRNSGATAVAEGVGDHALEYMTGGLVLILGATGRNLGAGMSGGTAYIHQLREERVNGDSLSSGELILSGLGGADIEIVKDLLERHLEETGSVVAEGMLADMDATAAQFTKVTPRDYAAVIQTRETALAEGLDPDGDVTWARIREVTGG, from the coding sequence ATGGCTGTTACCCCACCCTTTGAACGCTTTGGTTCTATCCCCGCAGCACAGGGGATGTATGACCCAACCAACGAGAAAGATGCCTGTGGGCTCGCCATGGTGGCGACGCTTCGCGGCACTCCCGGGCACGATATTATCGCCACCGCCCTCGAGGCGCTGCGTAATCTCGAGCACCGTGGAGCCGTAGGCTCTGACGCTGGTACCGGTGACGGTGCGGGCATCATGCTTCAGATTCCGGATGCGTTCTTTCGCGCCGTCGTCGAGTTCGAGCTGCCCACTGAGGGCCGTTACGCCGCGGGTATTGCATTCTTGCCCCTCGACAGCGCGGCTCGCGCCGAGGTCAAAGAGGGCATCGAGAAGCTCGCTGAAGAAGAAGATCTCACCGTACTTGGCTGGCGCGACGTTCCGATCCAGCCGGGAGAGCTTGGCTCGCTGGCTCGCGGCGCCATGCCGGCATTCGAGCAGCTTTTCCTCCAGTCGAAGCGCGTCGACCTCAAGGGCACGCTTCGTGGCATTCACCTCGATCGCCAGACTTATCGTCTGCGCAAGCGCGCCGAGCGCGAACTTCACGTGTACTTCCCCTCGTTGTCGTGCCGCACGATTACCTATAAGGGAATGGTCACGACGCTTCAGCTTGAGCCGTTCTACCCTGACCTTTCTGACGAGCGTTTTGCGTCCAAGCTTGCGCTTGTGCACTCGCGGTACTCCACAAATACCTTCCCGTCCTGGCCGCTTGCGCAGCCTTTCCGCATGGTGGCTCACAACGGTGAAATCAACACCGTGCAGGGCAACCGCAACTGGATGCGCGCCCGCCAGTCTCAGCTCGAGTCCGCAGTCTTCGGTGACATCAAGGACATTCTTCCGGTCAACACTCCGGGTGCCAGCGACTCGGCTTCGTTCGATGAGGTTGTCGAGCTTCTCAGCTTGGCTGGCCGTTCGTTGCCGCACACCATGATGATGATGGTTCCTGAGGCCTACGAGAACCAGACCGACACCGACCCGCGTCGTCGCGCATTCTATGAGTATCACTCGATGCTCATGGAGCCTTGGGATGGCCCGGCGGCCCTCGTCTTCACGGATGGTTCTCTTGTTGGTGCCACCTTGGACCGCAACGGACTTCGCCCAGGTCGCTACTTGGTGACGGATGATGGTCTCGTTGTTCTCGCGAGCGAGATCGGCGTCTTCGACGTCGAGCCGACGAAGGTTGTTCGTAAGGGCCGTTTGCGCCCCGGCAAAATGTTCCTTGTCGACACCGCCGCTGGTCGTCTGATCGAAGACGACGAGATCAAGGCAGAACTCGCTGCGTCGCAGCCGTGGGCCGAGTGGCTCGAGAGCGGTCGAATCGCTTTGGAAGAGCTTCCTGAGCGTGAGCACATCGTGCACACCCCCGCGTCGGTCACTCGTCGTCAGCGCACGTTCGGTTACACCGAGGAAGAAGTGCGCATCCTCATCGAGCCCATGTCGCGACTGGGCGCCGAGCCGTTGGGCGCCATGGGATCGGATACTCCGATTGCTGTGCTCTCACAGCGGCCGCGGCTGCTCTTCGACTACTTCACGCAGCAGTTCGCGCAAGTGACGAATCCGCCGCTCGACTCGATTCGAGAAGCCGTCGTTACATCGATGGCGCTGGGCATTGGTCCGCAGCGCAACCTGCTGAACGCCACGCCGGAGCACGCCAAGCAAGTCGCGCTGCCATTCCCCGTAATCGACAACGACGAACTCGCCAAGATTCAACACATCGAACCGCACCCGGGAAGTCGCCTTTCGACGACGATCAAGGGGCTGTACCGCGTTGATGCTGGCCCGTCGGCGATGGAATCCCGTCTGGCTGAGATGTGCGCCGAAGCGGACGCTGCGATCGCCGCTGGTGCCGAGTTCATTGTTCTCTCGGACCGTGACTCGAACAAGGACCTCGCTCCGATTCCGTCATTGCTCATGCTCGCGACCGTGCACCACCACCTCATCCGCCAGCAGGAGCGTATGAAGGTCGGAATGATCGTCGAGGCTGGTGACGTGCGTGAGGTTCACCACGTCGCGCTTCTCGTCGGCTACGGCGCTTCCGCGATAAACCCGTACCTCGCAATGGAGTCTGCGGAAGAACTCGTCCGCAACGGCACCATTACGGGACTCACGCCTGAAAAGGCCGTTCGCAACCTCATCACGGCGCTCGGTAAGGGCGTGTTGAAGATCATGTCCAAGATGGGCATCTCCGTAGTGAGCTCCTATGCTGGCGCCCAGGCTTTTGAAGCTGTCGGTCTTTCGCAGGCCTTCGTCGACCAGTACTTCACTGGCACTAAGAGCATCCTCGGTGGTATCGGGCTCGATGTCATTGCTCGCGAAAATGCTGAGCGTCACATTGCTGCGTACCCCGAGGATCGTGCGCCGACGGTCCACGAGCGCCTCAACACGGGCGGCGAGTACCAGTGGCGTCGTGAAGGACCACCGCATCTCTTCAACCCTGAGACTGTATTCAAGCTGCAGCACGCTACGCGTAACCGCCGCTATGACATCTTCCGGGAGTACACCTCGAAGGTAGATGAGCAGGCGGAGAACCTGATGACTCTGCGCGGCCTCTTTAAGTTCAAGAAGGATGAGCGAACGCCCATCGCGATTGACGAGGTTGAGCCAGTGTCCAGCATCGTCAAGCGTTTCAGCACCGGTGCGATGAGTTACGGCTCGATCAGCAAGGAAGCTCACGAGACGCTGGCTATTGCGATGAACCAGCTCGGCGCGCGGTCCAACACGGGTGAGGGCGGTGAAGATGTCGACCGCCTTCTCGACCCGACACGTCGCAGTGCCATCAAGCAGGTGGCCTCAGGCCGTTTCGGCGTCACGAGCATGTATTTGACGCACGCTGACGACATCCAAATCAAGATGGCTCAGGGCGCAAAGCCGGGCGAAGGCGGGCAGCTGCCCGCAGGCAAGGTTTACCCCTGGATCGCTCGAACGCGCCATGGCACTCCCGGCGTCGGTCTAATTTCGCCGCCACCCCACCACGACATTTACTCGATTGAAGACCTCAAACAGCTGATCTTCGACCTCAAGCGCTCGAATCCCTCGGCGCGTGTTCACGTGAAGCTCGTGAGCCAGAAGGGCATTGGCGCGGTCGCTGCCGGTGTCACGAAGGCCAAGGCGGACGTCGTGCTCGTCTCCGGCCACGATGGCGGTACCGGTGCGAGTCCGTTGAACTCGCTCAAGCATGCGGGCACCCCGTGGGAAATCGGCTTGGCTGAGACCCAGCAGACACTCATGCTCAACGGCATGCGCGACCGCGTCGTGGTTCAGGTAGACGGTCAGATGAAGACTGGTCGCGATGTCATCATCGGCGCCCTGCTTGGCGCTGAAGAGTATGGCTTCGCTACGGCTCCTCTTGTCGTCTCGGGGTGCATTCTGATGCGCGTCTGTCACCTCGACACGTGCCCCGTTGGTGTCGCTACTCAGAATCCTGAGTTGCGGGAACGCTTCACCGGTAAGCCCGAATTCGTGGTCAACTTCTTCGAGTTCTTGGCTCAGGAAGTTCGCGAGTACCTTGCTGAGCTGGGTTTCCGCACGCTAGAAGAAGCAATCGGGCGAAGCGAGCTTCTCGATGTCAACCGTGCGGTTTCGCATTGGAAGACAGACGGCCTCGATTTGTCGCCGGTGTTCGACGGTCCTGAGTTCAGCGACTCGGAACCCCGCACCCATGCGGTTGAGCAGGATCACGAACTCGCCGAGCACTTCGACCAGCAGCTCATTCAATTGAGTCAAGCGGCCTTAGAAAATAAAGAGTCTGTTGAAATCGATCTGCACGTTCGTAACACTGACCGTGCCGTCGGAACAATGCTTGGTCACGAAGTAACGCGCCGTCATGGCGAACACGGGTTGCCCACAGACACGATCTCAATCACGCTGCACGGTTCGGCAGGACAGTCGTTGGCCGCGTTCGTTCCCGCGGGGATATCGATCAAGCTCTACGGCGACAGCAATGACTATGTCGGTAAGGGACTGTCGGGCGGATCGGTTGTCGTGCGTCCTGACCTCACCAGCGTCTTCGCTGCGGAGAAGAACGTGATCGCCGGAAACGTGATCGGCTACGGCGCGACCAGCGGAAGCATCTTCATCCGCGGCAAGGTCGGTGAGCGTTTCATGGTGCGAAACTCGGGTGCTACCGCAGTAGCTGAAGGAGTGGGTGACCACGCGCTCGAATACATGACAGGTGGCCTGGTCCTGATTCTGGGCGCCACCGGGCGCAACCTCGGAGCTGGAATGTCGGGCGGAACCGCCTACATTCACCAGCTCCGCGAAGAGCGCGTCAATGGTGACTCCCTGAGTTCGGGGGAGTTGATATTGAGCGGCCTTGGTGGCGCGGATATCGAAATCGTCAAGGATCTCCTCGAACGTCATCTCGAAGAGACCGGGTCAGTAGTTGCCGAAGGCATGCTGGCCGATATGGATGCCACGGCAGCCCAGTTCACGAAGGTTACGCCTCGTGATTACGCGGCCGTCATCCAGACTCGAGAGACTGCATTAGCTGAGGGACTCGACCCCGACGGGGACGTTACCTGGGCACGAATTAGGGAGGTTACCGGTGGCTGA
- the lgt gene encoding prolipoprotein diacylglyceryl transferase, whose protein sequence is MPLSIPSPPDSWSTLVTIPFDQWFSAIGLDFGQAVQIHTYAICILLGIIAATMLTERRLARHGAEPGIVIDIIIWAVPLGLVGARLYHVVTHPGDYFYEGADPWEVIRIWNGGNAIFGSLIGGAVGAYIGARMTGIRFWSFADALAPAMLLAQAIGRLGNYFNQELFGQPTALPWGLQIDAGNSAIPVGLPVDTLFHPTFLYEMIWNVVGIVFLLTMERQYGFVKKHVLGLTVPVFAPTGPVRLQWGKVWALYMIWYGIGRVWFESIRIDPSEVILGLRVNVWGALLTVALGIVLFIIQSRRHVGVEKTAYVDGHTWSADGVVNSEDRYSEHDIVVNAVEESAPVIASK, encoded by the coding sequence GTGCCCCTCAGTATCCCGAGCCCACCTGACTCGTGGTCGACACTTGTTACGATCCCGTTTGATCAGTGGTTCAGTGCTATCGGGCTCGACTTCGGTCAAGCAGTCCAGATCCACACGTACGCCATCTGCATTCTGCTTGGCATCATCGCCGCGACGATGCTCACGGAACGCCGGTTGGCGCGTCACGGTGCCGAGCCGGGGATTGTCATCGACATCATCATTTGGGCGGTGCCGCTCGGTCTCGTGGGCGCACGTCTTTACCACGTAGTTACTCACCCCGGTGACTACTTCTACGAGGGTGCAGACCCTTGGGAAGTCATTCGTATCTGGAACGGCGGCAACGCCATCTTCGGTTCGCTCATTGGCGGTGCGGTCGGCGCGTACATTGGTGCTCGCATGACGGGCATCCGATTCTGGAGTTTTGCGGATGCTCTGGCTCCCGCCATGCTTCTGGCACAGGCCATCGGTCGCCTCGGCAACTACTTCAACCAAGAGCTCTTTGGCCAGCCGACAGCGCTGCCGTGGGGTCTACAGATCGATGCCGGCAATTCAGCCATCCCCGTCGGCCTTCCGGTCGACACGCTGTTCCACCCGACGTTCCTCTACGAAATGATCTGGAACGTCGTGGGCATCGTATTCTTGCTCACTATGGAGCGCCAGTACGGCTTCGTCAAGAAGCACGTTCTTGGTCTTACGGTCCCAGTCTTTGCGCCGACTGGTCCGGTCCGCTTGCAGTGGGGCAAGGTCTGGGCCCTCTACATGATCTGGTACGGCATAGGCCGCGTCTGGTTCGAGTCGATTCGCATTGACCCCAGTGAAGTGATTCTTGGGTTGCGCGTGAACGTTTGGGGCGCACTGCTGACGGTTGCTCTCGGTATCGTTCTCTTCATCATCCAGTCGCGTCGTCATGTGGGTGTCGAGAAGACGGCCTACGTCGATGGTCACACGTGGTCTGCCGATGGTGTTGTAAACTCCGAAGATCGTTATTCCGAGCATGACATTGTCGTCAACGCTGTCGAGGAGTCCGCTCCCGTCATTGCTTCGAAATAG
- the trpA gene encoding tryptophan synthase subunit alpha: MVSAVEAAIARANAERGGALIGYLPVGFPTVAESIEAAVAMAENGVDVIELGLPYSDPVMDGPAIQKATQTALSNGFRLQDGFDAVREITSRVAAPVVLMSYWNPIMQYGVDRFADELKAAGGAGIITPDLVSDEAADWIAASERTGLDRVFLAAPSSSDARLARAVEMSSGFVYAVSTMGITGARSDVDAAAKTLVARLRDAGSTSACVGLGISTAEQVREVLTYADGAIVGSVFVSALSTGGVEAVAKTAASLATGTLA, encoded by the coding sequence ATTGTGAGCGCAGTAGAAGCGGCCATTGCCCGCGCCAACGCGGAACGCGGCGGCGCGCTCATCGGGTACCTGCCTGTCGGTTTTCCTACGGTAGCTGAGAGCATCGAAGCAGCCGTAGCAATGGCTGAGAATGGTGTCGACGTTATTGAACTCGGCCTGCCGTACTCAGATCCCGTTATGGATGGACCTGCCATCCAGAAGGCAACGCAGACCGCGCTATCGAATGGCTTCCGTCTTCAGGACGGCTTTGACGCGGTTCGCGAAATTACGTCGCGCGTGGCGGCACCGGTTGTTCTCATGAGCTACTGGAACCCGATCATGCAGTACGGAGTTGATCGCTTTGCCGATGAGCTCAAGGCCGCCGGCGGTGCCGGAATTATCACGCCCGACCTCGTCAGCGACGAAGCCGCTGATTGGATCGCTGCATCCGAGCGCACTGGTCTCGACCGTGTGTTCCTCGCGGCCCCATCGTCAAGCGATGCTCGACTCGCTCGCGCGGTCGAAATGAGCAGCGGATTTGTGTACGCCGTATCGACGATGGGCATTACGGGCGCACGCTCCGACGTGGATGCTGCGGCGAAGACCTTGGTGGCACGTTTGCGCGACGCCGGTTCCACCAGCGCCTGTGTCGGCCTGGGCATCTCGACCGCCGAACAGGTGCGCGAGGTCTTGACGTATGCCGACGGCGCGATCGTCGGGTCAGTGTTTGTTAGTGCGTTGTCGACCGGTGGGGTGGAAGCTGTCGCAAAGACTGCAGCATCACTTGCGACCGGTACTCTTGCTTAG
- the trpB gene encoding tryptophan synthase subunit beta — protein sequence MLKDELGPYFGEFGGRFVPESLIAALDELDAAYNEAKNDPEFAAELAELHASYTGRPSIITEVPRFAEHAGGARIILKREDLNHTGSHKINNVLGQALLARRLGKTRLIAETGAGQHGVATATAAALFGMSCVVYMGEVDTERQALNVARMRLLGAEVVPVTAGSRTLKDAINEGLRDWVANVDDTHYLMGTVAGPHPFPVMVRDFHRVIGDEARKQVLALTGSLPTAVVACVGGGSNAMGIFHAFLDDADVALYGYEAAGEGHLTERHAATLTRGRPGVLHGARSYMLQDDEGQTVESHSISAGLDYPGVGPEHSWLKDIGRANYEPITDAEAMDALRLLSRTEGIIPAIESAHALAGAIKLGKELGPESVILVNLSGRGDKDMETAAEYFELLDSSEAAQAGE from the coding sequence ATGCTGAAAGATGAACTGGGCCCCTACTTCGGCGAGTTCGGCGGGCGATTCGTTCCAGAATCGCTCATCGCTGCACTCGATGAATTGGATGCCGCCTATAACGAAGCCAAGAACGACCCTGAGTTTGCAGCGGAGCTTGCTGAACTCCACGCGAGCTACACCGGGCGTCCTTCGATCATTACTGAGGTACCGCGCTTTGCGGAGCACGCCGGCGGTGCCCGCATAATTCTCAAGCGCGAAGACCTCAACCACACGGGATCGCACAAGATCAACAACGTATTGGGGCAAGCGCTCCTTGCCCGTCGTTTGGGCAAGACGCGCCTGATCGCTGAGACCGGTGCCGGTCAGCACGGTGTCGCCACGGCGACGGCTGCGGCACTCTTCGGGATGTCGTGTGTCGTATACATGGGCGAGGTCGACACTGAGCGTCAGGCCCTGAACGTTGCGCGTATGCGCCTTCTGGGGGCCGAAGTTGTTCCCGTCACCGCCGGCTCTCGCACGCTGAAAGATGCGATCAACGAGGGCCTGCGCGATTGGGTCGCCAACGTTGACGACACTCACTACCTCATGGGCACCGTTGCCGGTCCCCACCCGTTCCCGGTCATGGTTCGCGATTTTCACCGCGTCATTGGCGATGAGGCACGTAAGCAAGTTCTCGCGCTCACTGGTTCACTGCCCACGGCCGTCGTTGCCTGTGTGGGCGGCGGCAGCAACGCCATGGGTATTTTCCATGCGTTCCTCGACGATGCTGATGTTGCGCTTTATGGGTATGAGGCCGCTGGCGAGGGGCATTTGACTGAGCGCCACGCCGCTACGCTCACGCGCGGTCGCCCCGGCGTTTTGCACGGTGCACGCAGCTACATGTTGCAGGACGATGAAGGCCAGACGGTTGAATCGCATTCGATCTCGGCTGGCTTAGATTATCCCGGCGTCGGCCCCGAACACTCGTGGCTCAAAGACATCGGGCGTGCCAACTATGAACCGATCACGGATGCTGAAGCGATGGATGCGCTGCGTCTGTTGAGCCGCACCGAGGGAATCATTCCCGCCATCGAGTCTGCGCACGCATTGGCGGGAGCAATTAAACTCGGCAAGGAACTCGGCCCGGAGTCGGTCATCCTCGTGAACCTCAGCGGCCGCGGCGATAAGGACATGGAAACGGCAGCGGAATATTTCGAGCTGCTCGACTCGTCCGAAGCCGCACAGGCGGGGGAGTAA
- the trpC gene encoding indole-3-glycerol phosphate synthase TrpC, producing MLSDLVDGAREDAAVRRESVSLAVVERAAADAAPALDALEALSPRERVHIIAEIKRSSPSRGALAEISDPASLAISYQTGGASAISVLTEQRRFGGSLEDLVTVKSVVRLPVLRKDFIAEPYQVFEARAAGADLVLLIVAALDQQTLATLYNLIVQLGMTPLVETHSAEEVSRALDVGAGLVGVNARNLSTFELDQNLFGELADQIPSGVIRIAESAVKTAADVAHYRNAGADVVLVGEALVTGDPIATLQDFLDC from the coding sequence GTGCTCTCCGATTTAGTTGACGGCGCTCGTGAAGACGCCGCCGTCCGTCGTGAGTCTGTCAGTCTCGCCGTCGTAGAGCGCGCCGCAGCTGATGCTGCTCCCGCTCTTGATGCTCTTGAGGCGCTGTCTCCTCGTGAGCGCGTCCACATCATCGCTGAGATCAAGCGCTCGAGTCCCTCACGCGGGGCTCTCGCCGAGATCAGCGATCCTGCGTCGCTCGCCATTTCGTATCAAACCGGGGGAGCGAGCGCGATCAGCGTTCTCACTGAACAGCGTCGCTTTGGCGGTTCGCTTGAGGATCTGGTTACGGTGAAGTCGGTCGTACGGTTGCCCGTATTGCGCAAGGACTTCATTGCAGAGCCATATCAAGTGTTCGAGGCTCGGGCGGCAGGAGCCGACTTGGTCCTCCTGATCGTCGCGGCTCTCGACCAGCAGACGTTGGCTACGCTGTACAACCTCATCGTGCAACTCGGCATGACGCCGCTGGTTGAAACACACTCAGCCGAAGAAGTTTCGCGAGCTCTCGATGTAGGAGCCGGCCTTGTCGGCGTCAATGCTCGCAACCTGAGCACCTTCGAACTTGACCAAAATCTGTTCGGCGAGCTTGCCGACCAGATTCCCAGCGGAGTGATCCGCATCGCAGAGTCGGCGGTGAAAACTGCCGCAGATGTTGCGCATTATCGTAACGCGGGCGCTGATGTTGTCCTCGTGGGAGAAGCGCTCGTCACTGGCGACCCGATCGCGACTTTGCAAGACTTTTTGGACTGCTAA
- a CDS encoding DUF6704 family protein, with protein sequence MSTDNDPGHGNSPAAWTAVVIMLVAFSIGTLAFWFNVAWLVFASAGLVVVGLIVGQVLKRLGYGVGGDKLTPTTHS encoded by the coding sequence ATGAGTACTGATAATGACCCCGGCCACGGAAACTCCCCGGCGGCATGGACCGCTGTAGTGATCATGTTGGTCGCCTTCTCCATCGGAACACTCGCATTCTGGTTCAACGTCGCGTGGCTTGTCTTCGCGTCGGCCGGTCTCGTAGTCGTGGGGTTGATCGTCGGCCAGGTGCTCAAGCGTCTCGGCTATGGCGTGGGTGGCGACAAGCTCACCCCCACGACCCACAGCTAG
- a CDS encoding Trp biosynthesis-associated membrane protein yields MSGKRSRSVVLAGLVVLAALVMLTWTQRWFTITLPDDVAVEVLGSDAAGALAALALSVFALVAALSIASVLVRRILGAVAAAVGVAIVVVSQSTLADPALSSSELVTQSTGISGIDSVRALIVMVEGSMWSYTALIAGALIIVVGLLATISAHRWPTATKKYERATAVVADDPASQWDAQSRGIDPTER; encoded by the coding sequence ATGAGCGGCAAGCGGTCTCGCTCAGTAGTCCTCGCCGGGCTTGTGGTTCTCGCGGCTCTCGTGATGCTCACCTGGACCCAGCGGTGGTTCACCATTACGCTCCCGGATGACGTCGCGGTCGAGGTGCTCGGCAGCGACGCGGCCGGTGCGCTTGCTGCCCTCGCGCTCTCCGTCTTTGCTCTCGTTGCAGCCCTCAGTATCGCTTCCGTGCTTGTGCGCCGGATTCTTGGTGCCGTGGCGGCAGCCGTTGGTGTGGCCATTGTGGTCGTGAGTCAGTCCACCCTCGCCGACCCGGCCCTCTCCTCATCCGAATTGGTAACCCAGTCCACGGGCATCAGCGGTATCGATTCTGTTCGCGCACTGATTGTCATGGTCGAAGGCAGCATGTGGTCATACACCGCTCTCATCGCGGGGGCACTGATCATCGTCGTGGGGTTGCTTGCAACGATCTCAGCTCACCGGTGGCCCACGGCCACGAAGAAGTACGAACGAGCAACCGCCGTTGTCGCGGATGACCCCGCGTCGCAGTGGGATGCGCAAAGTCGTGGAATCGACCCGACAGAGCGCTGA